The sequence CATGCCtcggcccccgccccccagcaccCACACGTCCCCTGCTGCAGGGAACGGCCAGCTGACGTGCTGATGTGCTCCCCCTCTGCTCTCTCCGGCAGACGCCTTTGCCATGAACCAGCCTGCCCCCGCTGCCCTTCCTCCACCCCGCCGCGTACGGCTGAAGCCCTGGCTGGTGGCCCAGGTGAACAGCTGCCAGTACCCAGGGCTTCAGTGggtcaatggggaaaagaaatgcTTCTATATCCCCTGGCGCCATGCCACGCGGCACGGCCCCAGCCAGGATGGAGATAACACCATCTTCAAGGTAAGCCCTGGATAGGCGTACCGCCTGGACCTCTGAGGCCCCCCTCCCTAGAAGAGAACTCCCTCTACATCTCAGACTGGCCACTCTCCTAGCTGCCTTGCTGCGGGTGACCCCAGGCCTGGGCTAAGGGGCCGCAGGCATCATCACAGTGCACATCTTTCTAACCTGATCCCCAGAGCAAGGTGAGGACTGAGGGACCCCCCAGGAGACCTTCCTGtaactctttctcttcctccttgttCTTGTGTCATTTTCATCACACGTGAGTGCCTGTCCAGGGTGCACGTTTGGTGTACACAGACGCTAAAAGAACACCACAGAATTCCCCCTTAATCTTAATACTAGGAGGTAACTACTGTGAATATTTTTTGCTTACATTTCCAGTtttctgcatgtgtgtgtatatgaagtGCAAACATGGAATCAAACCATAGATTCTATTTTATAACCTGTATTTTTCACCCAACATCAGAACTAGCTTTCCTCTCCAACAAATGCCACAGCACCTTTAGTGACCACTGAATGTTCCACTGGAGGGGTCAGCACACTTTAGTCACCCAGTCCCAGTCTTTGGACGCCTCAGGTGGCCTTCAGGGTCTCTTGTGTTGAAGACCACATTGCCATGGACGCCCTCTAAACTCTTACCCACGGTACATCTGAAATGATTTTCTTTGGGGTTAGTTCCTCATTAAACATTTCTGGGTCAAAGGGAATGCTTCGTTTTAAAGCTTTGGCTCTGTATTTCTTAGTCTTTGCCTTTGGTATTTACCTTTTCAAGGTTCCTTTCAAatccatttcttatttttgaataggtaacATGGTCATACAATTCAACATTTAAGAAGTGCAAAATGTCTCCCTTATGGGAGACTGTCCCCCAGGCACCCAACCCCCTCCTTTGGGGCAATTAGTATTATCAGTTTCTTGTTTATCCTTCCTGAGAGATTTTTGTGCATATACAAGCAAATGTATACCTATGCTTTCCCCAACTTTTGACAAAAATGGTAGATGTTTACATACTCTTCTGTACCTCATTTCTTGAAGATTACAACATGTTAGTGTATCAAAActtccctgtttttgttttgtttttcttgctgccCAGTATTCCATTCTATGGGTTGGCCATAATTTAACCAGCTgccattaatggacatttagattatttggggtctttttcttttgtgaacagagctgcagtgaataacCTCGTACGTGCAAACTTTTGTGCGGATGCTTCTGCATCcgtaggataaattcccagaagccAAATTGCTGGGTTAAAGGGCAGAAACATTTGTAATCTTGATATCAACCAAACTGCCCTCCAAAATAATAAtaccaggagttccctggtggtctgtagtggttaggatttggtacTTTCACTGCCAccgcccgggttcaatccctggtcagggaactgagatcccgcaagccgtgcagcagggccaaaaaataataataattatgataattataataataccAACAACTGAAGTGTACGGAGTCCATCCCAAGTGCAGACACAATTCAGAGAGTTTATGTGCATTAGCCCTGAGTCTTCACCGCCACACTGCAAGGTAGGCACTGTGTTGGGGAGATCAAAGCAAAGAGAGGCAAAGTAACCCGCCCTGGCACACAGCGGGCGGTGGCAGATTCCGGATTCAGTTCTGCTCCAGATCCCATGCTCTTATCCACCATGTTACCCCATCCTCCTCAGAGACTGTACCTATTTGCCACCTTAGGACCAGTGAGTACAATGCCCTTCAAAGCACCTAGATTTCCTTTCGCTTGTTGGAGCCCCAAGGGACTGGCGTCCTATCTCCCACCTTGCAAACGGACACTTGGGCTCCACCAGTGTGTCGCTGAAGGTTTCACCGCACAGCAGCGACTCCCACTGGCCAGGAGGGGCTTTTGTGAGGGGTGAGGTTCTCTGTGGTCGCCTGTCTTGTCTTCCTGACCTAGGCCTGGGCCAAGGAGACAGGAAAGTACACCGAGGGGGTGGACGAGGCCGATCCGGCCAAGTGGAAGGCCAACCTGCGCTGTGCCCTTAACAAGAGCCGTGACTTTCGCCTCATCTATGATGGGCCCCGGGACATGCCGCCTCAGCCCTACAAGATCTATGAGGTCTGCTCCAATGGCCCCACTCCTGCAGGTATCCTGTCTGGCCCTGTGtgggacacctgggaggctatgCAGGAAGGGCCAGGGGCCCCTCCAACGAGCAGTGGTCGGGGCATGCTGCTAGGTCATAACATCCAGGGCTCCCAGGAGTGGATCATTTGTGAGGCCAGGAATGGCTTGGCATGGACCAGGCCCCCAGGTTTGTCTTCCTCAACCCATCCTGGTTCTTGGCTCTTGGCTCCAGTGAATGTAGGTCGGGTGGCCCAGGGAGCAGAGTGCCGTGGGGTCAGGGGCATCCCTAGTGATTGCTGGTGGCTGTGCGGCCCTTCACTCACTCTGTTTGGGCAGCTCTGGGCAgggggagaagccacagcaggagCTGCCACATGGAGCCCTGGtggccttcctcctcctcccccactgaactccttcttttctctccctcactctgCAGAGTCACAGCCCAGTGAGGATTACACTCTCGGtacaggagaggaggaggaggaggaagaggaagaggtgagCTCCGGGGCCGCTCTTCGCAGCGTCTGCCTGTGCTGAAGCAGTGGGCCTTGCTAGGGCGTTTCTGCTGTCCTACTCTGCTGTAGGATGGAGCAGTTCCATTCCTCTGGAGCCCTGCTGCTGTTTCTGCAGCTCTTCTCTGAGTTTCTTCTCTCGGGATTCTGGAGACAGGAACAAAGTCACCGCCTTGAACCTCCCTGGGACTTTGTTGGTATAAAGCATGCTCACACATGGTCTTGCCCTCAGCAGTTGGGGCTTAGTAGTTATTACCACCTGCAGAAGGCAGAAACTGGGGCACTGAGAGCCTACTGACGTGCCTGGGATGGCCGAGCTGGGCCTGGAGGCAGGTTCTGGCCTCGCCTAAGCGGAAGACCAGGGAATTGCCTTGTGGGTCTCATTCTTTAGCATCAGATCAATTTAATAACctgtcctcccttctctctctctgacctcctccctcctcctttgccTGTGTCTTCCTTTCAGCTCCAGAGGATGTTACCAAGCCTGAGCCtcacaggtggggctgggaggcggTGTGGTTGGGGGTTTAGTATAAGGAGGAGCTGCAGGTACCACGGGTACCTGGGAGGGGGCTGAAGGGAGGCTGGGGGCGGCCCAGGGCTGGGAGTAGGTGGGCCTGGGAGGCAGCTCCTGGAAGTGGCATTGAAGCTTTGTCCGCCGCCACCTTCCGTAGAAGCAGTGCAGCCCGGTCCCCCCATGGCACCCTATTCTTTATCCAAAGAGGATGTCAAGTGGCCACCCACTCTCCAGCCGCCTGTGGTGCTGGgtccccctgcccctggcaacccTGCTGACTATGGGGAGCTGCTTTCTGAGGTCCTGCCAAACCCACAGCCTGGGACCCTGGCTGCCAGCCTGCCCCCCACAGGCGAACAACTCCTGCCCGACCTGCTGATCAGCCCTCACATGCTGCCTCGTAAGGACCCTGGGGGGGCTGGGCCGGGAAAAGCAGCGCTGGGAACGTGGAGGATGACGAGGAGAACAAAAACGCTCACACCAGTCCCTGCTTGGGTGGAGGAAGGAAGTGGGAGAGCTGAAGATGGCCTGGCCATGGGGCAGAGAGGGCAGAGAAAGTCAGTGGGCTGTGGAATGGGGAGGCGTGGGGCTCACGGGTGGGGCGGGGCTGCCCCTCTGCCCTACAGTGACCGACCTGGAGATCAAGTTCCAGTACCGGGGGAGGCCACCCCGGGCCCTCACCATCAGCAACCCCCATGGCTGCCGGCTCTTCTACAGCCAGCTGGAGGCCACCCAGGAGCAGGTGGAGCTCTTTGGCCCTGTGAGTCTAGAACAAGTGCGCTTCCCCAGCCCCGAGGACATCCCCAGCGACAAGCAGCGCTTTTATACCAACCAGCTGCTGGATGTCCTGGATCGCGGGCTCATCCTCCAGCTACAAGGCCAGGATCTGTATGCCATCCGCCTGTGCCAGTGCAAGGTGTTCTGGAGCGGGCCCTGCGCCTCAGCCCATGGCTCACACCCCAACCCCATCCAGCGGGAGGTCAAGACCAAGCTCTTCAGCCTGGAGCATTTTCTCAATGGTGAGGGCCCCATGTCGTGTTCCTCTTGGTCTCCTTTCATCCAGGGGCATGGTGCCAGCCTCTGATTAAGGGTCTCAATCTCAATGCAGAGCTCATCCTGTTCCAGAAGGGCCAGACCAACACCCCACCACCGTTTGAGATCTTCTTCTGCTTTGGGGAGGAGTGGCCTGATCGCAAACCCCGAGAGAAGAAGCTCATCACTGTACAGGTAtactcccaccccccaccccccaactctgCTTTGGTTTGAATACTGGGGAATCCTGGGGCTAGGCCCTTGCCCCACCCAGGGTGGAGGCGCAGGGCCCTCTGGGTGGTGTGAACTCAGTGGTCAGAGTTAATCAAGGATCAGTGCTGCCCACACATAAGCAGCCTTTTTATGAAGTAGAAGTTGGTGCCCCGTCTTCCTGGTGGATGCAGCCCACCACCTGACCCCTGGAGGACGCCTTCATGCACAGCTGGGTTGGACAGCCCTGCCAAGGTTCTCCctgtcctttctcctctttgcccCCCAGGTGGTGCCTGTAGCAGCTCGGCTGCTGCTGGAGATGTTCTCAGGGGAGCTTTCTTGGTCGGCTGATAGCATCCGGCTACAGATCTCAAACCCAGACCTCAAAGACCGCATGGTAGAACAGTTCAAGGAGCTCCATCACATCTGGCAGtcccagcagcagctgcagcctgTGGCCCAAGCCCCTCCTGTGGCAGGCCTCAGTGCTGGCCAGGGGCCCTGGCCCATGCACCCAGTCGGCATGCAGTAATGCGGCTGCAGACAGTGAGTGGCCCAGGCTTCCAGGGTGGCTGTGCAGACTGATGTGGAGGTGCAATGGCCTCAGTGGGCACCTGGTGGGCGGCAGGGTCCTATCTCTGGGTTCTCTGGAAGTGGATCTGGGTCAcgaagaagagggaaaagaggcCCGAGTTCCAGGTTCTCCTTAGAAGCTGACGGAAACTGGAAGCCAATTTTGCTTTGAGGACTCTGTCTTCCTGGATATGCCTCTCCTGGGCTGGGTGGGGGAACTGGGGGAACTGAGCCATCGGCACCAGTGAGGAGGGAAAGAGCTCCTCCTGGCTCCAGGGGGCCTAGTTGTACAGAGGGAGTTGCCCCAGAGTGACCCATACTTGTGGTTGCCCCCATTTCTTCTGGCAAAAAGAGCCAAGTGCTGTGGCTCAGGTCTCCCTGGCAGGTCCTCTGCAGGGCATGGACCGGATATTGGGGTTCCCTAGCTTGAGCCCCACTTCCTCATCTTTCTTCCTCCAGAGACAGAGATGAGCACTTACGTATTACACCAGATACTTAAGGCTGGCAGCTACCTCCCTTCAGAGTCTAAGATCCTGGGGTAGAAAGCGGAATTTTACGTATTTTtggattaataaatattaaaaaagagactCAGCTATCATTTTCCAGTACCGGTTGTTCCCATGCTATTCTACTAGACCGTATGTCTCATACCAGCTGGCCCTCTTTCGCCCAGCACCTGCCCCCCTGCTCTGGGGCCGCCGACACAGGGAGGGCTTGCCTTCCAGGCTGATGAGTCAGCAGGGCCTTCATAAGCACTCAGCTGGCTGGCTTTGCTTTCCAGGAGGAAGCCGGCTGAAGCAAGGGCGTGGACTTTTAAATGTGTGCAGAATCTAAAATCCTGTCCAAATCAATTCCCGTAAGAAATGGTGAAAAAGGAAGGGCTGGATTTCAACTAGGGACCATTACAATCTGTTACCCTCATGTATACACATATGCTATTAAACATATTAGGACAATGCATACAAATTGGTAGGTCACTGTTTGAATCTGGCTCATAGATGTTAATTTTATGATCTGAACAAttctgctcttatctttttaTTAGGGAATGTTTTAAACGTTTGTGAAAGTAGGGAGAATGGTATGAAATTCCCATGTAGTAGCTCCAACAATAATCAATTCATAGTCTTTCTCATCTAAACTCCCAACCACACCCCCACCCtgagattattttgaagcaaatcctagACATATTTCAGGTATAAACAGTATATATCTCTAAAAGACAAGCACATCCTAAAAAAACTGTAATATCGCacctaattaatttttatcaaatatctagcatttaaaaatttaagacaaCTAGAGAAATTTTATTCCCTTGCTATTTAATTGTGGAAGAAATTGCATTTTTTGTTCTGCATTTTGTTTTTGCCTAGATGCTCCTGACTGCATCTGTTGTGTTAACATATTttgtctcctgtgtttcctgtaaATTGGTACTTTGATCTGGACCCTGGATTCTAGAGGCTTAATTGGATACAGGTTTTTGTTTCGACTACCTTTGACTTGTGGGTGTTGGAATTGTTTCCGACCTTTAGTTATTATACATAACGCTGTAGTGGATAGGCTTGtgcatatttatgtattttcatatttttgcctGTATATCTTTAGGATGGCTCCATAGAAATGGGATTTCTGGGCCAAAGGATAAATATGTGTCTAACTTTGCTAGATATTGGCAGAATTCTGATAAATCTCTGAGCGTGGCTGTTTCCCCACTGTCTCAACAGGTTATAGTGTCAActttttggatttttgccaaCCTGATAGGTGAGAAATAGTATCTCTACCATTTCTCATTATGAACAAGGTTTAGCATCTTTATATGGTTAAGTGCCCTGTGCggattttagtgatttttttttttttttttttgcagtacgcaggcctctcactgttgtggcctctcccgttgcggagcacaggctccggacgtgcaggctcagcggccatggctcacgggcccagccgctctgcggcatgtgggatcttcccggaccggggcacgaacctgtgtcccctgcatcggcaggcggactctcaaccactgcgccaccagggaagcccagtgatttttttttaaataaacaaatttagaaTAGTCTCAGATTTACAGGAAAGTTGCTAATAGAGTGCCTATATAACCCACAGCCAGTTTCCCCagttgttaacatcttacattataCCTTACATTACTATGGaacatttgtcacaactaatgaaacaaaatgaatacatcattattaactaaattccattctttattcagatttcattagtttttatCGCATACTCTTTTTCTGCTCTAGCATCCCGTCCAAATGATCACAATACATTTAGTCATTATGTCTCCCTAGCCACCACTGGTCTGAcggtttctcagacttcccttgtttttgatgacttaGATGGCTTTGAGGGTACATTTTAGAATGTCCCTCATTTGGGATTTATCTGATGTGTTTCTCATGGTTTTTGTAAGGGAGACACTGAGGTTAAGTGTCATTCTCACCAGTCATATCGAGTTGATGAATTACAAAGCTTGGCAGGAACATCTGACTGACTTCTGCAACACTGCAGGAAGCTCAGTGGCTGCTGAAAATCTTCCTTGGGCTTCTacttatattttgatttcttaaaaataaaacaacaatgaaagcagaaacaaaaaaacagcataCCTGGCCATCATTTCTTGTAGATCTGTGTGTTGTAGCCAGTGGTGGATGAACActacccctccccacccaaaATAACAGATACTGTAAGTTCCAGAGCTTAAAGGCAGGACAACGCGTTGCTATGCACTGCTCCCTAGCTACGCTAAAGTTCTGGTTGGTAGTGGCCTCTGCTAGTGTTTAAGTTGGAATCCACAGAGTACTGATGCTCATGGCCCTGGGGATGAATACACCCCTCTAGCACCCTGCAGTTTACCTTACATCCTTCCTGCAGGCCCCTCATCCCCACCAAGTTCATCCTTGTACCCAACAAAATATTCCCTTTTAATTCAAGACTCCTTCCCCTTATTCAGCTTTTCACTGACCTAAAGAACTTTTCAGTCTTTGTCGAGTAGGAGAGAAATATTGAcagcttttccccattttttgtcAGAGGAATGTTCTCACAGGCAACTTTCTCATTTGCTAGTAATACATCTCACAAAAATCAGGCATACCTTGTTGCATAATCTTGAATGTTTAACTTTTCTGGATTTTGGCTTTCATCCCTGTAAAACGATTTAGTACCCAGGCTACACAAGATGGACACATACTTTGCATTCATGAGGTCTTGATGCCATTCAAAAGTTCctgtcttatttatcttacatTCTCAGTTATTGATCTTTATAGAACACGTACATAAAAATTACAAGTTACTTTAGTTTAGTACAATCTTGCTGGGAATAGCCCCAACGGGTGATTTGTGTTTCACATAATCATGACTAAAACTTCTTGGCTAAGTCAATCACGGAAATAAGGGAACAGATCCATGGGAACTTTCTGACTTAGGTAAGTTCAGGTGCTTACTTAGGTAAGACTCTCATTCTACTCCCACTAGACAATGTCAAGCAGGAACACAATATCTACATTAGGGTACCTGATCCCCAACAGTTCCCTGTTAAATTGAAATTTAGGTGGGTATCCTTGCTATGCCCAAAAGTAACAAGACTATTTGTAAGAATTAGTCTGAATCAATCTGTTAACACTGAAGGGTAAGCAGTGAGAACCATTAATAAGAGTTCTGGATTTCAAAGCTACAGCTGTGGAGAGGATGTTCTTGACATACACTAGGATATGTATTCCAAAGGCTACTTTTTAGTGGCTGGGGAGAGTTATATTAACCCTTCCACATGTTTTCCAGTCCTAGATACAGCTTTTGGTGATAAAAGCCAAAATCCTTAAACAGAGAAAAGTCAATTGGTCATTGCAAGGACCTAGGGTTGGACTAGGCTTCAAAGTTTTACTGTCTAACCAGAAAATGAGCAGGATGGTGAGGGCAATGTGCTGATCCCCAGAATTTGATAATCTTACTCCAAACACCGTTCCATATTCaagtttttttctccccttccaaTATTGCCTTTTTAGAGAATCAAACTCTGAGTACCATTGATGTTATGCAGGGAGGTTTGTTTCATGGATTCCAAATACTAGATGCAACTCTGTGGTCAAGGTTATTAGCTCAAAGCCCAATTACTATAATatactgtgtgatctcatttatataaaactcaagAAAACGCAAACTAATTCACAGTGATGGAAGGCAGATCAGTGGCTACTTGGGCATGGGAAAGGGTGGGAAGAGGCACGAAGAAACTTTTGGGAGTAAAGGGTATGTTCACTAtcttttctcttgttgtggagcatgggctctaggcgcgtgggcttcagtacttgtggcacacgggctcagtagttgtggctcgcgggctctatagcgcaggctcagtagttgtggcacacgggcttacttgctccgcggcatgtgggatcttcccggaccagggctcgaacccgtgtcccctgtattggcaggcggattcttaaccactgcaccaccagggaaggctattacccaacacagccaaaaataaataaataaaattaattaattaaaaaaataataattttttacatacatacatacacaggtGTATCCTATGTCAAAGCTTATCAACTGTATACCTTAAACATGTAAACCTTAAACATGTACAGCTTATTGCATGTCAATGATACTTCATTACggggttgtttttttaagatcAGATAAGTACTCAGTAGGTTAGGAAACAATCTACTTGGGTGCCCACTGTGAAAAGAATATGCTACATTTTGTTTAATATGCCAAGTCACCCAACCTCCTTCCCACTGAGGCCATATGAAAGGACAGAATGTAGCAGGAGGAGTTTTAGGGTAAACCAGAAGAATAAAAGATGCAGAAAGAGCCACTCCCCTGAAATATGAAGTGTCTGGGGCAGTAATGGCAGGGGCCTGAATTTCAAACTCTGTACCCAGATGCCTATTAGAGAACAACTAAGACTATTCACTCAGGAGGTTTAGCCGTACCATTTCAGATCTATGAGGCAGTGAaatgaagtaaaaacaaacactgattaaatttttaaaatttattggttttttttttggttgctgttGATTTGTTCTTGTGATGGCTACAACACCAGACAGAACAGTGCCCTAATATCTAATGCCTGTGCAGGGCTGCAACTCCTTTAAAATATTAGGACTTGCTTTGGGCCTCCCTATTCTGCCTCACTCCCCATGAAGTCAAATAATTTCTGCATTTTTTAGTAAACTACAGTTAGCCCTGTAAACACTTTTTTCCATTCTCCCaccctctgttttcctctctcatGTCTATgggtgaaaaattaaataaaaaaaaagaaaaaaaatcttaaaaaaactacaacttagaatatatatttatatcccaCTCACCCTAATTTTGGCTCTTCTCTCCAAAGACGACGACAACCCAATGTAGGTGGGAAGTGGACTTAAGAGACTGAATAGGGTCAGGATGGGGATATACATGAATTTTGGCCCTGGCAGGTCCTAGTATCATTGATATGACCATGATATAAAACAGAACAGGCTCCTTGCTTATTTCTCCTTGTCTGAAGAATTCTAAAGGTGAGAAGAAAACAGTTGGGACAGTAGGAAAAATTTCTACTAACTTTCATtaaaagaggagggggagggggaaagggaaagaagagagggtgggagagaaggaaaggacaaaaCAGCAGAAAACCTTAAGAGATGATCCTGACCCTTTCCTTCCAATTGCAGttatttaattcatttgaatTCCCACCTTCCCTAagtaaatgtttttgtttcacagaaagttttgtacttttatttttctgtgtgcacacatgcatgttagcatgtgtgtgtgtgcgtgtgtgtgtaggtaCGTGTACGTATGTGTGCATGTCATTTGCTACCAGGAGAATGTTTCAGTTCTGATTTcagtttagttttccttttttttttttcttttttatttctttaaaattatttttccttttagaaacaAGTTCACCAGGAAACCAGCTCACCTCCCACCACGCTGCACAGGCCGCAGCCATCTTTTTTAAACCGCGCTGATTTTCCCTCACACCCCCAAACAGGAACTCCTCAGGATGGCCTTGGAAGGCTGGAGTCTCTCCCTGTCTGGCGGGAGGCCCTGGTGGCGGTGAAGGCCCCTCTGCCACAATGGAGGTTTCTGATTGTGGGACACagtctgatttttgttttcttcctgtcttctaattaaaaaagacattcctgacaaaagagagaagacagtcaATAACTGTGGTCCAGGAGACAGCAAATACTTCAGAAAGTCAACCTCAAGACAGAAGTTTCTATACTTGCTCAGGCACCTCATTCTGGCCTCTGCTGTAAgaactcagtttaaaaaaaaaaaaaaaaagaagttggatttttttcactTGTGATTTTAAAGGAGCTACTGTTTTAATGAAATACCGTCTGTGGTGCTTTTCCAATTCTGAGTGTCCTCAGTGATAATATGTGGGGGTAAAGAGTAAGCCAGCAGGTCCAGGCTGCCCACTCCAAAGCCAACCAGAAAACCTCCATTTAAGTCTTTTGAAGTATTGGGGTTTCATgcaagattttattttgaaagaaggcTTTGCCTACTAAGAAAAGGTTTAAGAGCCACTGATTTAGACTCTACTATTACAGACACTGCAAAACCTGAGG is a genomic window of Delphinus delphis chromosome 9, mDelDel1.2, whole genome shotgun sequence containing:
- the IRF5 gene encoding interferon regulatory factor 5 isoform X1, translating into MNQPAPAALPPPRRVRLKPWLVAQVNSCQYPGLQWVNGEKKCFYIPWRHATRHGPSQDGDNTIFKAWAKETGKYTEGVDEADPAKWKANLRCALNKSRDFRLIYDGPRDMPPQPYKIYEVCSNGPTPAESQPSEDYTLGTGEEEEEEEEELQRMLPSLSLTEAVQPGPPMAPYSLSKEDVKWPPTLQPPVVLGPPAPGNPADYGELLSEVLPNPQPGTLAASLPPTGEQLLPDLLISPHMLPLTDLEIKFQYRGRPPRALTISNPHGCRLFYSQLEATQEQVELFGPVSLEQVRFPSPEDIPSDKQRFYTNQLLDVLDRGLILQLQGQDLYAIRLCQCKVFWSGPCASAHGSHPNPIQREVKTKLFSLEHFLNELILFQKGQTNTPPPFEIFFCFGEEWPDRKPREKKLITVQVVPVAARLLLEMFSGELSWSADSIRLQISNPDLKDRMVEQFKELHHIWQSQQQLQPVAQAPPVAGLSAGQGPWPMHPVGMQ
- the IRF5 gene encoding interferon regulatory factor 5 isoform X3; the protein is MNQPAPAALPPPRRVRLKPWLVAQVNSCQYPGLQWVNGEKKCFYIPWRHATRHGPSQDGDNTIFKAWAKETGKYTEGVDEADPAKWKANLRCALNKSRDFRLIYDGPRDMPPQPYKIYEVCSNGPTPAESQPSEDYTLGTGEEEEEEEEELQRMLPSLSLTEAVQPGPPMAPYSLSKEDVKWPPTLQPPVVLGPPAPGNPADYGELLSEVLPNPQPGTLAASLPPTGEQLLPDLLISPHMLPLTDLEIKFQYRGRPPRALTISNPHGCRLFYSQLEATQEQVELFGPLQGQDLYAIRLCQCKVFWSGPCASAHGSHPNPIQREVKTKLFSLEHFLNELILFQKGQTNTPPPFEIFFCFGEEWPDRKPREKKLITVQVVPVAARLLLEMFSGELSWSADSIRLQISNPDLKDRMVEQFKELHHIWQSQQQLQPVAQAPPVAGLSAGQGPWPMHPVGMQ
- the IRF5 gene encoding interferon regulatory factor 5 isoform X2 yields the protein MNQPAPAALPPPRRVRLKPWLVAQVNSCQYPGLQWVNGEKKCFYIPWRHATRHGPSQDGDNTIFKAWAKETGKYTEGVDEADPAKWKANLRCALNKSRDFRLIYDGPRDMPPQPYKIYEVCSNGPTPAESQPSEDYTLGTGEEEEEEEEELQRMLPSLSLTEDVKWPPTLQPPVVLGPPAPGNPADYGELLSEVLPNPQPGTLAASLPPTGEQLLPDLLISPHMLPLTDLEIKFQYRGRPPRALTISNPHGCRLFYSQLEATQEQVELFGPVSLEQVRFPSPEDIPSDKQRFYTNQLLDVLDRGLILQLQGQDLYAIRLCQCKVFWSGPCASAHGSHPNPIQREVKTKLFSLEHFLNELILFQKGQTNTPPPFEIFFCFGEEWPDRKPREKKLITVQVVPVAARLLLEMFSGELSWSADSIRLQISNPDLKDRMVEQFKELHHIWQSQQQLQPVAQAPPVAGLSAGQGPWPMHPVGMQ